In Leptospira sp. WS58.C1, a single genomic region encodes these proteins:
- a CDS encoding ABC transporter permease: protein MFFLAIRQLISRPQQTFLTFFGILLGTAGYVVFSGMMLGFQEYITDQLVNNDAQIRISPRDEVLKEESFEGVFFPDSFVRWIKPPSGKTDSTQLTNVKGWFLKLDLDERVEAYAPQLNRQLIFKFGKQTLPAKLFGIDPVRQTKVTTIGNYVEEGNLRDLDRGGDVIFAGAGLIERLGAEAGDIIQVVSTNGKISNVKVEGVIRIGNRMIDESSVYASIRTVQRLTQANGIISEIVVRLKDVSMAADVATEWSFLTRDKVQSWDQAYESILSVFKTQNIVRNTTTFTIILVVAFGIYNVLNMVVNHKKKEIAILRSLGFDENDTIRLFIIQGLLLGFLGALLGLLVGAIACYWLDGYPIGGKTTKGPMMTNVMKISWNYGIYIQAFCLSVITSGIAAYIPARSASKLSPVEIIRGSA from the coding sequence ATGTTTTTTTTAGCAATCCGGCAATTGATCAGTCGTCCACAACAAACTTTCCTTACCTTTTTCGGGATCCTTTTAGGAACCGCAGGCTACGTTGTTTTTTCCGGGATGATGTTGGGCTTTCAGGAATATATCACTGATCAGTTGGTGAATAACGATGCACAGATCAGGATCTCTCCTAGGGACGAGGTCTTAAAAGAGGAAAGTTTTGAAGGAGTTTTTTTTCCGGATTCGTTCGTTCGTTGGATCAAACCTCCATCGGGAAAAACCGATTCAACTCAGCTAACGAACGTTAAGGGTTGGTTCCTAAAATTAGATCTTGATGAGAGGGTGGAGGCTTACGCTCCCCAATTGAATCGGCAATTGATTTTCAAGTTCGGAAAACAAACTCTTCCCGCCAAACTGTTCGGGATAGATCCGGTCAGACAAACGAAAGTTACCACAATCGGGAACTACGTCGAAGAGGGAAATTTGCGGGATCTGGACCGGGGTGGCGACGTAATTTTTGCAGGAGCCGGGCTCATAGAACGATTGGGTGCCGAAGCGGGAGATATCATCCAAGTAGTTTCGACGAATGGAAAAATTTCAAACGTAAAAGTGGAAGGAGTGATTCGGATCGGAAATCGTATGATAGACGAGAGTTCAGTATATGCATCTATCCGAACAGTTCAAAGACTTACTCAGGCAAACGGGATTATTTCGGAGATAGTAGTCCGATTAAAAGACGTTTCAATGGCGGCGGATGTTGCGACCGAATGGTCTTTTCTGACAAGGGATAAGGTACAAAGTTGGGACCAAGCATACGAAAGTATCCTTTCGGTATTTAAGACCCAGAACATAGTACGGAATACGACTACATTTACGATCATTCTGGTTGTAGCATTCGGAATTTATAATGTACTAAATATGGTCGTGAACCATAAGAAAAAAGAGATAGCGATCTTAAGATCTCTCGGATTCGACGAGAATGATACGATCCGTCTTTTTATTATCCAAGGATTATTATTGGGGTTCCTGGGCGCACTTTTGGGACTTTTGGTCGGAGCGATTGCTTGTTATTGGTTGGATGGTTATCCGATCGGAGGAAAAACCACAAAAGGTCCGATGATGACCAACGTAATGAAGATCTCTTGGAATTACGGTATCTATATCCAGGCTTTTTGCCTTTCCGTCATTACTAGTGGGATCGCTGCATATATTCCGGCCAGATCGGCATCTAAATTGTCTCCTGTAGAGATCATTCGGGGAAGCGCATGA
- a CDS encoding efflux RND transporter periplasmic adaptor subunit, which produces MSKFLAFIKLLYSSKKRRFAAAGIFLTLFLFLTYAYMKGRKEEISPKVGSIVELVYSLGTVKSERVYHLKLGVTSSIRKLYVKEGQEVREGSDLLYTDTGTLFKAPFSGTVTTLSFQEGEVVMPGTPILKIMDLKKTYILLSLDQDSVLRMRPGQKAELSFETIRGNKLTGKIDRVYPSDGQFYVTVDVDSMPEGVLPEMTADVAVEVAKKEKALLVPVKSIIKGRIHIIRSGKKLWVDAKVGAVDGEWCEVLENSVLETDSILMNGNP; this is translated from the coding sequence ATGAGCAAGTTTCTAGCTTTTATAAAATTATTATATTCTTCTAAAAAGCGAAGATTTGCGGCAGCCGGAATCTTCTTAACTTTGTTCTTGTTCCTTACTTATGCGTATATGAAAGGAAGAAAAGAAGAGATCTCCCCAAAGGTAGGATCGATCGTTGAATTGGTCTATTCCCTTGGAACGGTAAAATCCGAAAGAGTTTACCATTTAAAGTTAGGCGTTACCTCTTCCATCCGAAAGTTATATGTAAAGGAAGGTCAGGAAGTGAGAGAAGGTTCCGATCTACTCTACACGGATACCGGCACCCTATTTAAAGCTCCTTTTTCCGGAACTGTGACAACACTTTCATTTCAAGAAGGAGAGGTGGTTATGCCGGGCACTCCTATTCTTAAGATCATGGACCTGAAAAAGACCTACATTTTACTTTCCTTGGACCAGGATTCAGTATTAAGAATGCGACCAGGGCAAAAAGCGGAACTAAGTTTTGAAACCATCCGTGGTAATAAACTTACCGGAAAGATCGATCGAGTATATCCATCCGATGGACAATTTTATGTGACGGTAGATGTAGACTCTATGCCGGAAGGGGTCTTGCCTGAAATGACTGCGGACGTAGCTGTCGAAGTGGCTAAAAAAGAAAAAGCTCTTTTGGTCCCTGTGAAATCCATCATAAAAGGAAGGATCCATATAATAAGATCCGGAAAAAAACTTTGGGTAGATGCGAAAGTGGGAGCGGTTGACGGTGAATGGTGCGAGGTATTGGAAAATTCCGTCTTAGAGACCGATTCGATTCTGATGAACGGAAACCCCTAA
- a CDS encoding GNAT family N-acetyltransferase: MQTEKSISIRIASRSDLEELSELFDLYRKFYGFVSDPVGAKKFLEDRLLHKDSVLIVAEGVGGLLGFAQLYPVFSSLSLKRDYILNDLYIRETERRKGTAKKILRGVANHIIEHGGKGMSLETHPDNRHARHLYERFGFKLNEEFLHYYWAVPKEK; encoded by the coding sequence ATGCAAACAGAAAAGTCCATCAGTATAAGGATCGCCAGCCGCTCCGACTTAGAAGAGCTTTCGGAATTATTCGACCTTTATCGTAAGTTTTATGGGTTTGTTTCGGATCCTGTCGGGGCAAAAAAGTTTTTAGAAGATAGACTTTTACATAAGGACTCAGTCTTGATCGTAGCAGAAGGCGTGGGAGGCCTGTTGGGTTTCGCACAACTTTATCCCGTCTTCTCTTCATTATCCTTAAAAAGAGATTATATACTCAACGATCTATACATTAGAGAAACGGAACGTAGAAAGGGAACTGCTAAAAAGATCCTGAGAGGAGTGGCAAATCATATCATTGAACACGGAGGCAAAGGGATGAGTTTGGAAACTCACCCTGATAATCGCCACGCGAGACATCTCTATGAACGTTTTGGATTCAAATTAAACGAGGAATTTTTACATTACTACTGGGCAGTCCCTAAGGAAAAATAG
- the dnaE gene encoding DNA polymerase III subunit alpha: protein MEDFAHLHLHTTYSMLDGAIRIKELMQHVKELGMSSVAMTDHGNMFGAIEFYNEATKAGIKPIIGCEFYVSPNRKAETEEFKIADGNAYHLILLAKNEVGYKNLIKLASKSYTEGFYKKARIDYDLLDRNSEGLICLTACLAGEVNRKILEGKTPESFQLAGKLNEIFNKEDFYLEIQNHGIPEQDIVAKGVYDLAQKTGIKLVVTNDSHFLKKDDKEAQDILLRIGMRKTIEDEMEFGFNQHFYVKSPAEMKALFPEIPQAFYSTLEVRDKVDLKLKFGNYLLPEFAVPEGFDEYGFMEKLVWEGIRQRYPQVTSEIKERVEFELNTIKNMHFAGYFLIVQDYINFAKKTGIPVGPGRGSAAGSIVAYALGITNVEPLQFNLLFERFLNPDRKDMPDIDTDFCVERREEVINYIRKKYGEDRVGQIITFGSLGAKAALKDVARVMNLPFEESNRLTSYCPSKPGITIDEALAMSGDLKQASEKDDLNKKIFAIAKRLEGNHRQPGRHAAGVVISPFPLEDVVPLSTVAEKDKPGVRSIVTQYEKNNLESVGLIKMDILGLKNLTTLNYAIKLVKERRGIDLDLDKIPLDDANTYALLRKANTLGIFQLESTGITDLVARSQVSNFDEIVALIALYRPGPMESGMLEEYLERKSGKKPVTYPHSSCEVILKETFGLTVYQEQVMSISRVVGGYTMGESDMLRKAMAKKKKELMDPLRIKFIEGAQKQGHAKKFAEELFDQLEKFGGYGFNKSHSVAYALVTYQTAYMKANYPTEYMAALLAGDHSKTTDIVKYINNAREMGINVLTPDVNESDVSFSVIDDHTIRFGISAMKGVGEGAAENIIQARKNLGGFKKITEFMTNIDTRVLNKKILEALVQGGALDSFGYTRKCLFESMDSLVSFAQKEQERSREGQFSLFGDSGLSYELKLPKDADEWEMEDRLRREKSITGLFLSGHPLDKYQGHLKSLNSVPIETLDNIKAGNKVEVVGILTSLKIKFTKKKEEFVNFKLEDRTGEIECVAFPKVYQKFKELIKEDQAVFLKGDLDRIEAGESELRGQIKVNSFEILNEATIEDKMEKALHIKLGERHRKMPDIIGQLHTLLAAYQGNSQVYFHLISGDEEKKVIRAHNHYSVQPNPELMNRLVTLLGEDTVFESFGDNVRLYGNNGTKQAVKM from the coding sequence ATGGAAGACTTTGCCCACCTTCATCTGCACACAACTTACTCTATGCTCGACGGGGCAATCCGCATCAAAGAGCTAATGCAACATGTCAAGGAGCTTGGTATGAGCTCCGTGGCAATGACGGACCATGGGAATATGTTCGGTGCAATCGAATTTTACAATGAGGCGACCAAAGCCGGGATAAAACCGATCATCGGCTGCGAATTTTACGTTTCTCCCAACAGAAAGGCGGAAACGGAAGAATTTAAGATCGCGGACGGAAACGCATACCATCTCATTCTTCTCGCTAAAAACGAAGTAGGTTACAAAAATCTAATAAAGCTTGCAAGTAAATCGTATACCGAAGGTTTTTATAAGAAGGCAAGGATCGACTACGATCTTCTGGATAGAAATAGCGAAGGTCTAATCTGTCTTACCGCCTGCCTAGCAGGAGAAGTGAACCGCAAAATTTTAGAAGGTAAAACTCCTGAATCCTTCCAACTCGCGGGGAAACTAAACGAAATTTTTAATAAAGAAGACTTCTACTTAGAGATCCAAAACCACGGGATTCCGGAACAAGATATTGTCGCGAAAGGTGTATACGATCTCGCTCAAAAGACAGGGATCAAATTAGTAGTAACGAACGATTCTCACTTCTTAAAAAAAGACGATAAGGAAGCCCAGGACATTCTTCTTCGTATCGGAATGAGAAAAACGATCGAAGACGAAATGGAGTTCGGATTCAACCAGCACTTCTACGTAAAAAGCCCTGCGGAAATGAAAGCACTTTTCCCTGAAATCCCTCAGGCATTCTATTCTACATTAGAAGTTCGTGATAAAGTAGATCTTAAATTAAAGTTCGGCAATTATCTTCTGCCTGAGTTTGCTGTTCCGGAAGGTTTCGACGAATACGGTTTTATGGAAAAACTGGTTTGGGAAGGAATACGCCAGCGTTATCCTCAAGTTACTTCCGAGATCAAAGAAAGAGTAGAATTCGAGCTAAACACGATCAAGAACATGCACTTCGCAGGCTACTTCTTGATCGTTCAGGATTATATCAACTTCGCCAAAAAAACCGGTATCCCAGTCGGTCCAGGAAGAGGATCCGCAGCAGGTTCCATCGTGGCTTACGCACTCGGGATCACGAACGTAGAACCTTTACAGTTCAATCTACTCTTCGAAAGATTTTTGAATCCGGACAGAAAGGACATGCCGGATATCGATACGGACTTCTGCGTGGAACGCCGAGAAGAAGTGATCAATTATATCCGCAAAAAATACGGAGAAGATAGAGTCGGTCAGATCATTACATTCGGTTCCTTGGGCGCCAAGGCAGCGCTCAAGGACGTTGCCAGAGTGATGAATCTTCCTTTCGAAGAATCAAATCGACTCACAAGTTATTGTCCTAGCAAACCAGGTATCACAATAGACGAAGCATTGGCGATGTCCGGTGACTTGAAACAAGCCAGTGAAAAAGACGACTTAAACAAAAAGATTTTCGCGATCGCAAAACGTTTAGAAGGGAACCATCGGCAACCGGGACGCCACGCTGCGGGCGTAGTAATCTCTCCTTTTCCCTTGGAAGATGTAGTTCCACTTTCCACTGTTGCGGAGAAGGACAAGCCGGGCGTTCGATCTATCGTTACCCAATACGAAAAAAACAATTTGGAATCCGTCGGCCTGATCAAGATGGATATTTTAGGTCTCAAAAACTTAACGACCCTAAACTATGCGATCAAACTTGTTAAGGAAAGAAGAGGGATCGACTTAGATCTGGACAAAATCCCTCTGGATGATGCAAACACGTACGCATTATTAAGAAAAGCCAATACACTTGGTATCTTCCAATTAGAATCCACCGGTATTACGGATCTTGTCGCTCGAAGCCAGGTCTCCAATTTTGACGAGATCGTAGCCTTGATCGCACTTTATCGTCCCGGTCCAATGGAATCAGGGATGTTAGAGGAATATTTGGAACGTAAGAGTGGCAAAAAACCGGTCACTTATCCACATTCTTCTTGCGAAGTAATTTTAAAGGAAACTTTCGGACTCACCGTATACCAAGAGCAGGTGATGAGTATCTCCCGAGTTGTGGGAGGATACACAATGGGCGAATCGGATATGCTCCGAAAAGCCATGGCAAAAAAGAAAAAAGAACTCATGGATCCGTTGCGGATCAAGTTCATCGAAGGCGCGCAAAAACAAGGCCACGCAAAAAAATTCGCAGAAGAACTATTCGACCAGTTGGAAAAATTCGGAGGATACGGATTTAACAAATCGCACTCAGTAGCGTACGCGTTAGTCACCTACCAAACCGCATATATGAAGGCAAATTATCCGACCGAGTACATGGCTGCATTACTCGCAGGAGATCATTCCAAAACGACCGACATTGTAAAATATATCAATAATGCTCGCGAAATGGGGATCAACGTTTTGACTCCGGACGTAAACGAGTCCGATGTATCCTTCTCCGTAATCGATGACCATACGATTCGATTCGGGATCTCTGCAATGAAAGGTGTAGGAGAGGGTGCGGCAGAAAATATAATCCAAGCAAGAAAGAACCTCGGAGGTTTCAAAAAGATCACCGAGTTTATGACCAATATAGATACTCGAGTACTGAACAAAAAGATACTCGAAGCATTGGTACAAGGTGGCGCCTTAGATTCTTTCGGCTACACTCGAAAATGTCTATTCGAGTCCATGGACAGTCTGGTTTCCTTCGCACAAAAAGAACAGGAAAGATCTAGAGAAGGTCAATTCTCCCTTTTCGGAGACAGCGGCCTCAGCTATGAATTAAAACTCCCTAAAGACGCAGACGAATGGGAAATGGAAGATAGGCTCAGAAGAGAAAAATCGATCACCGGTCTTTTTCTTTCAGGGCATCCTTTGGACAAATACCAAGGTCACTTAAAAAGTCTGAACTCCGTTCCGATCGAAACCTTGGACAATATCAAAGCAGGTAATAAAGTAGAAGTTGTAGGGATTCTTACTTCTTTAAAGATCAAATTCACTAAAAAAAAGGAAGAATTCGTAAACTTTAAGCTGGAGGATCGCACGGGAGAAATAGAATGTGTGGCCTTTCCTAAAGTGTACCAAAAGTTCAAAGAACTCATCAAAGAAGACCAAGCAGTATTCCTAAAAGGAGATCTAGACAGGATAGAAGCCGGAGAATCCGAACTCAGGGGGCAGATCAAAGTAAACAGCTTTGAGATCTTGAACGAAGCAACCATTGAAGACAAGATGGAAAAAGCGCTTCACATCAAGTTAGGAGAGCGCCATAGAAAAATGCCGGATATCATCGGTCAGCTGCATACTTTACTCGCTGCATACCAAGGGAACTCCCAAGTTTATTTCCATCTAATCTCAGGAGACGAAGAGAAGAAGGTGATCCGCGCTCATAATCATTACTCAGTGCAGCCGAATCCTGAATTGATGAATCGATTGGTTACTTTATTGGGAGAAGATACCGTTTTCGAAAGTTTCGGAGACAATGTCAGACTCTATGGAAACAATGGGACCAAACAAGCGGTTAAGATGTAA
- a CDS encoding GNAT family N-acetyltransferase: MLETSRLLLRKWRKEDLEPFSRMNSHPSVMKFFPKLLDKSETEKLTLRINRHWEKFGFGLFALEEKLSGIFFGFTGLMYTNFNSFFTPALEIGWRLDQNFWGKGYAKEAATAALKFGFENSLSKEIVSFTSRINHPSRGVMNSIGLCYSGEFEHPRVQKGSSLRTHVLYRISSEDWNNRI; this comes from the coding sequence ATGCTGGAAACATCCCGCTTACTATTAAGAAAATGGAGAAAGGAAGATCTGGAACCTTTTTCCAGAATGAATTCCCATCCGAGCGTGATGAAATTTTTTCCAAAACTACTCGACAAATCCGAAACTGAAAAACTTACCCTTAGGATAAACCGACATTGGGAAAAATTCGGTTTCGGATTGTTTGCCTTAGAAGAAAAGTTATCCGGGATATTTTTCGGATTCACCGGCTTAATGTATACGAATTTTAATTCCTTCTTCACGCCAGCATTGGAGATCGGTTGGAGATTGGATCAAAATTTTTGGGGAAAAGGATACGCAAAAGAAGCAGCGACAGCAGCTTTAAAATTCGGATTTGAAAATTCCCTTTCAAAAGAGATCGTTTCTTTTACTTCTAGGATCAATCATCCATCCAGAGGAGTGATGAATAGTATAGGATTATGTTATTCTGGAGAATTCGAGCATCCCAGAGTTCAGAAAGGTTCTTCACTTAGGACCC